In Oryza sativa Japonica Group chromosome 3, ASM3414082v1, one DNA window encodes the following:
- the LOC4332857 gene encoding ribosomal RNA-processing protein 17 codes for MAWEEEAAVEEEYEYGEEMEGSGSEAEDVVVGQMPTVMVPKHINKRALKNKALSVSLDKKALKDFVTGFHKRKKKRRKEAQKILQEKERKKRIEERKRRKQEKEIALYGRVLSSDNADGEDVENDGDEMETDDLPEPEVKTYEDGGTKITVTTSEITPEDDDEDLGPKRITPASTGYANKSVSKKSASLGVKKKPSKRTFRNKSKSKKGDQKRGAAKGKRKNKGRK; via the exons ATggcgtgggaggaggaggcggcggtggaagagGAGTACGAGtacggggaggagatggaggggtCGGGGTCGGAGGCGGAGGACGTGGTGGTGGGGCAGATGCCGACGGTGATGGTGCCCAAGCACATCAACAAACGCGCCCTCAAGAACAAGGCCCTCTCCGTCTCCCTCGACAAGAAAGCCCTCAA GGATTTCGTGACCGGATTTcacaagaggaagaagaagaggagaaaggaGGCGCAGAAGATTTTGCAGGAGAAGGAGAGAAAGAAGCGAATCGAGGAGCGCAAGCGG AGAAAGCAAGAGAAAGAAATTGCGCTGTATGGAAGAGTCCTGTCATCAGATAATGCTGATGGTGAAGATGTTGAGAATGATGGTGATGAAATGGAAACTGATGATTTGCCTGAACCTG AAGTAAAAACATACGAAGATGGTGGGACTAAAATTACGGTCACCACGAGCGAAATCACTCctgaagatgacgatgaagacCTTGGCCCGAAAAGGATCACCCCTGCATCGACGGGCTACGCCAACAAGAGCGTCTCCAAGAAGAGTGCTAGTCTAGGTGTAAAGAAGAAGCCATCGAAGAGAACCTTCAGGAATAAGAGTAAATCTAAGAAGGGCGACCAGAAGCGAGGTGCTGCAAAGGGTAAACGGAAGAACAAAGGGAGGAAGTGA